The sequence cagcttagccttttgttaatcaccctgttgtctcagattttgaaattatgcttaacaacgaaagcaatacaagcgtttgtataagtttatcgatagcagagcaaaacaataagtacacctAGCATCAGgtaaagagcggtcacgacaacgcagtttttcaaatatctattcgataatatatcaaccgggacagttggcttttcactaggaccgggagtaacaatggccgcctCTCTCTTTTGCGCACAAATCACTCAGAGCCCCCACCTGTCCGCTTACGCAATGTGGTCgctcacgctcattcttcaaaataaaagcctgaaactatgtctaaaggctgacaccttagggaagccacagaaaaaggaatctggttgatatccctttcaatggtcaatagggatgcataggaataCAGGGGTTTCAagataagagtcacttcctgattggatttttctcaggctttcgcctgcaatatcagttctgttatactcacagacaatattttgacagttttggaaactttggagtgttttctatcctaatctgtggattatatgcatattctagcacctggtgctgagaaataggccgtttactttgggaacgttatttttccaaacataaaaatagtgccccctagcttcaagaggttttaactgatgatagcaccagcagtaaacaaaggggttatcatatttcaaccctgcaggcgctacacaaaatgctgaaataaaatttaaaacatgcattacttttgacgggcttcttttgttggcactccaatatgtcccataaacatcactaatcgaacaaaaggaccatttattccgtccatatatatccaaaatgtcaattttataaagcacgtttgatccagaaaaaacagcttacgcaacgtcactacaaaatatttcaaaagttgcctatgaactttgccaaaatatttcaaactacttttgtaatacaactttcggtatttttaaacgttaataatcgatcaaattgtagacgggtctttctgtgttcaatacaggaatgaaaacaaaccagcgatacttttcacgtcttgcgcaactctcaacagtgtacccagttcctagttggcctacttcttcattgcacaaaggaataacctcaaccaaattccaaagactggtgacatccagtggaagcggtaggaactaaaacaggttcctaagaaatatcccttggcaatGACAactcagggaacagagagagggggaaaaaataattctgaacagttagtcctcggggttttgcctgctacataagttctgtaatacccacagacatgattcaaacagttctagaaactttagtgttttctatccaaatctatgaatgatatgcatatcttatattcttgccatgagtagcaggaagttgaaattgggcacgctatttatccaaaaatttaaaaaaaaaagtgtagcaGCGATTTCAATTCCCGTTGGTAGAGGACGTGTGTAGTTTTgtcatacatagacacacagtctttactcagagccagtggcaggtcattagtaaagacCGTTTTTTTCAAAGGGGCCTAGAcaactgccctggggaattccgaattctacctggattatgttggcgAGGgaattccattaaagaacactctctgtgttctgttagacagaactctcgatccacaatatagcagggaaGCCATAACAGCTTTTTCCCGGCAGCAGATTATGATTGATAATGGCAAAAGCTGCACTAAAGTCGAATATAACGGCTCCCACAAGCTTCTTATCGTCAATttgtttcagccaatcatcagtcactTGTGTCAGTGCTGTACATGTTGAATGCCCCCCTCCCTGTAAGAAAGTCAgttgttaattttttttatctGTGAAATGGCATCtggtcaacaaaaaaaaaaaacggaagtttactaagggttggtagctgattggtcggctgtttgagCCTGTAGTGGATGCGTTGCTGTTCTCAGGTATCGGAATGACGTTTACTTCCCTCCAGACCTGAGGGTGAACACTTTCCTCTATGCTTAGACTGAAGGGATGGCTAATAGGAGTGGCACTATCATCCGCTATGATCCTCAATTCATtttcattttccatccaagttttCAGACCCGGGTGGCTTGTCGTTGTTGATAAACAATAGTTGCTTCACCTCTCACTTTACTGAATTTAAAATTACAAtgctttcataatttggtcagttattCATTTTTTGTGTAGTTTCAGAATTTGTTGCTATCATGTCCAAGTTTGCACGTGTTGCCAGCTCCTCCCAACTACTTGGagatatcagtgggttttgtgttGACTGAGCCATCTGATTTAATGAATGAAGGATCTGAGTTCGCCTTTTTGCCTAAATtttcattttatatatatatatatatatataacgttgtTAGTCGCAAGAATTTTGTTTAAGAATTTAAAGAGAGGGATTATTGTTTTGTACCAATATGACaacactcctcctctctttttGGGGTAACAGGAAACACTCTCCCCCCTACCCCTCCCGGAGTCCCCGGGTCGTACCTCTCCTGGTAACACCTTACTGCTGGGtctgaagaggttgtctgtgctgctggtcgACTACAGGAAAACGCCGGAGCTAAGTGGGTTCATGCTGTTATATAAATGTATTTTGGGACACTCCCTGGATGTCATTAATTGCCACTAAATACAATCTGTTTAAAAGAtgtacaattattattttttaaatcacctttatttaaccaggttggctagtttacaactgcgacatggccaagataaagcaaagcagtgcgacacaaacaacaacacacatggaataaacaagagtcaaaaacacaataggaaaaaagtctatatacagtgagtgcaaatggcgttaggaggtaaggcaataaacaggccatagtagcgaagtaattacaatatagcaaattaacactggagggatagatgtgcagatgatgatgtgcaagtagaaatactggtgtgcaaaagagcagaaaggtaaatataaacaatatggagatgaggtaggtagattgggtttacagatgggctatgttagctgctcggatagctgatgtttaaagtttgtGAGAGACATATAAGCTGGAGACAGCATATAAGACATATAAacatataagtctccagcttcgatttttgcaattcgtttcagtcattgtcagcagagaactggaaggaaaggcagccaaaggagttATTGGCTTTGGCGATTACCAGTgcgatatacctgctggagcgcgtgctgtggtatgagtgttgctatggtgaccagtgagctaaggcggagctttacctagcatagacttatagatgacctggagccagtgggtctggcgatgaatatgtagcgagggccagccgactagagcatacaggtcgcagtggtgggtggtataaggggttttggtgacaaaacggatggcactgtgatagactgcatccagtttgctgagtcgagtattggaagctattttgtaaatgacgtcgaggaccggtaggatagtcagttttacgagggtatgtttggcggcgtgagtgaaggaggctttgttgcgaagcagattctagatttaataaATCAATATATTTAGGAATGTAGAATCATTACAACCCTACACCCTTGGATACATTGACAATTTGAAGATTTAACGCGATTTTACATTGAAGATTTTAATTGCTAAAATTCGGTtacaagagtgtgaaaagctgggCCTAAATCTGGCTTCGATATGAAGGAACCATAACGGTCTGTCTTTTCTTCACAGGGGACAGTCCTAACCGTCACTCTCTCGGTAGAAGGGGCTTGTCATCTGGGCAGGCAAAACATCATGATGCTGTCGAGGCAGAGAAAAGTGTCTCaagatcagaacacctcaagaaacaaCAGCTGAGACCCACGAGGAAGAaacctcactgctgctctgactgtggaaagagttacACCTCTAAAGTAAACCTTAGAGGACACCAGAGAATTCATACTGGAGAGAAACCTCACTGCTGCGCCCAGTGTGGAGCTAGCCTCTCCTCTGCCAGTGCACTGGAAGGACACATGCGGATTCACACTGGAGAAAAACCGTACCAGTGCTCAGAATGTGGGCAGAGATTTACATACTCCAGTGGTTTACGGGTACATGAGAGAATAAAACACACCGGCGAAAAACCACACTGTTGCTCTGACTGCgggaagagatttgctacatcACAAAGCTTAAAAGCTCACTGGCGGattcacactggagagagacCGTTCCACTGCTctgagtgtgggaagagtttcacagAAGCCTCGGCACTGTCTGAACACAaacgaatacacacaggagaaaagcctcaCCACTGTGAGCAGTGCGGAGGAAGCTTTTCCTCCGCTAAGTTACTCAGAATACATCATAggattcacacaggggagaaaccttacCATTGTgctgactgtgggaaaagcttcagACTGATTTGTACTTTAAGATGTCACCAGCTAAGACATACTGGAGAGAAGCCCCACCAATGTACTGAGTGCGGGAAAAGGTTTGCTGTTAAGACTGGACTCTTGCGACATAACATagtgcacactggagagaaagGATACCAATGCCCACAGTGTGGCAAGAAGCTAGGATCATCTCATTCTCTAGAGCAGCATAAGCGAACGCACACTGGACAGAAACCCTTCCACTGTTCCCACTGTAAGTTAAGCTTTGCCACTAATTCAGCCCTGTACaaacaccagagaattcacacaggCGAGAAGCCACACAGCTGCAATGTTTGCCAGAGGAGTTTTGGACGGTCGGATCACCTGAAAATTCACATGCAaattcacacaggagaaaagccctaCCACTGCTCTAAGTGCGAGCTGAGTTTCACTAACAACAGATCTCTGAAAGAACATGAGGTCAGACACACAGAAGATAAACCTCACTGCTGCTCCCAGTGCGGTGCTAGTCTCTCCTCTGCCAGGGCACTGGAAGAACACATGCggattcacactggagagaaa comes from Oncorhynchus clarkii lewisi isolate Uvic-CL-2024 unplaced genomic scaffold, UVic_Ocla_1.0 unplaced_contig_461_pilon_pilon, whole genome shotgun sequence and encodes:
- the LOC139394548 gene encoding zinc finger protein 850-like; protein product: MTQETLSPLPLPESPGRTSPGNTLLLGLKRLSVLLVDYRKTPELRDSPNRHSLGRRGLSSGQAKHHDAVEAEKSVSRSEHLKKQQLRPTRKKPHCCSDCGKSYTSKVNLRGHQRIHTGEKPHCCAQCGASLSSASALEGHMRIHTGEKPYQCSECGQRFTYSSGLRVHERIKHTGEKPHCCSDCGKRFATSQSLKAHWRIHTGERPFHCSECGKSFTEASALSEHKRIHTGEKPHHCEQCGGSFSSAKLLRIHHRIHTGEKPYHCADCGKSFRLICTLRCHQLRHTGEKPHQCTECGKRFAVKTGLLRHNIVHTGEKGYQCPQCGKKLGSSHSLEQHKRTHTGQKPFHCSHCKLSFATNSALYKHQRIHTGEKPHSCNVCQRSFGRSDHLKIHMQIHTGEKPYHCSKCELSFTNNRSLKEHEVRHTEDKPHCCSQCGASLSSARALEEHMRIHTGEKPYECSECGQKFAHRTSLGTHRRIHTGAKPYQCSDCKKSFSRRDSLNSHKFTHSEKKMYHCSQCESSCTTPGALKKHQLIHTGEKPYHCSHCDKSFLWQQSLKGHERSHKGEKPFSCSDCGNNFSTMATLRIHQRRHTGERPYQCPFPDCGKSFSQAFAFKVHKRRHTGKKPHHCDQCGKSFVTSGDFQSHQQTHSK